Proteins from a single region of Melanotaenia boesemani isolate fMelBoe1 chromosome 3, fMelBoe1.pri, whole genome shotgun sequence:
- the tnfrsf18 gene encoding tumor necrosis factor receptor superfamily member 18, giving the protein MSRAVFTMYFSFLLLGVLSVWTIGQAIEHDCSAGQTKINGRCCNKCPPGTFLKEFCSDTKQTVCYPCAEGKYSAIHHVFDQCEDCQSCEQEYSEKCTSTTKGNCACRAGFLCSNNICSKCQKNECTIWENPIRTENLDSYSYHCEPKCREQEYFDVSNNNCKPWTNCSDVGLAERIPGNKTRNPVCYETPTHKNQDFIRVSLCIGFVLCSLSLFIFMSYICAKNLRKHKANKKPHPVAFCKSSNFPLSKEESGFQDDSKDSNSSGQPSLEKVLFL; this is encoded by the exons ATGAGCAGGGCAGTATTTACAATGTATTTCTCATTTTTGCTTCTGGGCGTACTGAGCGTTTGGACTATAGGACAAGCCATAGAACATGACTGCAGTGCTGGGCAGACTAAGATAAATGGTCGGTGCTGTAACAAGTGCCCCCCAG gCACTTTCTTGAAGGAGTTTTGCTCTGACACTAAACAAACTGTCTGTTATCCCTGTGCGGAGGGCAAGTACTCAGCTATACACCATGTTTTTGACCAGTGTGAAGACTGCCAGTCATGCGAACAAG AATATTCTGAGAAGTGTACATCAACCACAAAGGGAAACTGTGCTTGCCGGGCTGGTTTCCTGTGCTCCAACAACATCTGCTCAAAGTGCCAGAAAAATGAATGTACAATATGGGAAAACCCCATAAGAACAG AGAACTTGGATTCATATTCGTACCACTGTGAGCCTAAATGCCGGGAACAGGAATACTTTGATGTGAGCAATAATAACTGCAAACCCTGGACAAA TTGCAGCGATGTTGGACTTGCTGAAAGGATTCCAGGGAACAAAACTCGCAACCCAGTTTGTTATG agacaCCAACACACAAAAATCAAGACTTTATCCGTGTGAGCCTGTGCATTGGATTTGTTTTGTGCTCCCTCTccctctttatttttatgtcttataTTTGTGCCAAGAACCTGAGGAAACACAAAGCAA ATAAAAAACCTCATCCAGTGGCCTTTTGCAAAAGCAGCAACTTTCCCCTGTCCAAGGAGGAGAGCGGGTTCCAGGATGATTCCAAGGACAGCAACAGTTCAGGCCAGCCAAGTCTGGAAAAAGTCCTATTTTtatga
- the arl8ba gene encoding ADP-ribosylation factor-like protein 8B-A, which produces MLALINRLLDWFKSLFWKEEMELTLVGLQYSGKTTFVNVIASGHFSEDMIPTVGFNMRKVAKGNVTIKIWDIGGQPRFRSMWERYCRGVNAIVYMVDAADREKVEASRNELHNLLDKPQLQGIPVLVLGNKRDLPTALDEKQLIEKMNLAAIQDREICCYSISCKEKDNIDITLQWLIQHSKSRRS; this is translated from the exons ATGCTGGCACTAATAAATCGGCTTTTGGACTGGTTCAAGTCTCTGTTTTGGAAGGAGGAGATGGAGCTGACGTTGGTCGGTCTGCAGTACTCCGGAAAAACAACTTTTGTAAACGTGATTGCT tctggGCATTTCAGTGAAGATATGATCCCTACAGTCGGGTTCAACATGAGGAAAGTTGCTAAAGGAAACGTCACCATCAAG ATCTGGGATATAGGAGGACAGCCAAGGTTCAGGAGCATGTGGGAGCGGTACTGTCGGGGTGTTAATGCAATTGT GTACATGGTTGACGCAGCAGATCGAGAAAAGGTGGAGGCATCCAGAAACGAGCTTCACAATTTATTAGACAAACCACAATTGCAAGGCATTCCA GTTTTGGTACTTGGTAACAAAAGGGATCTACCCACCGCTCTAGATGAAAAGCAGCTCATTGAGAAAAT gaatCTGGCAGCTATTCAAGACAGAGAGATATGCTGTTACTCCATTTCctgcaaagaaaaagacaacattG ATATCACACTTCAGTGGCTCATTCAGCACTCAAAGTCCCGCAGAAGCTGA
- the edem1 gene encoding ER degradation-enhancing alpha-mannosidase-like protein 1 has translation MQWRSIVVGLVVLRLSLSCVLWLAFGLGTNLSWGFNFHLSFNLHKLDLLFREEKESDQTANSWSRRIPGPKYEETANTCVKVGADSPKRSYLNLFDGNKDEYVRRYSSFPDTLKTKMKAMAKEMFYFGYDNYMKHAFPEDELNPIDCEGRGPDVLNPSNININDVLGNYSLTLIDTLDTLLVLGNVTEFQRAVRLVIDTVSFDKDSTVQVFEANIRILGSLISAHILLTDQKHPFGKVGFEGYDNELLHLAHDLAVRLLPAFENTSTGIPFPRVNLKTGVPPNSVNETCTAGAGSLLVEFGILSRLIGDSTFEWVARRAVRALWNLRSNETGLLGNVVNIQTGQWIGKQSGLGAGMDSFYEYLLKSYILFGEKEDYQMFQAAYKSIQNHLRRGRESCNEGEGDPPLYVNVNMFSGEIMNTWIDSLQAFFPGLQVLNGDVDDAICLHAFYYAIWKRFGALPERYNWQLQVPDVHFYPLRPELVESTYLLYQATKNPFYLHVGMDILHSLEKNAKVRCGYATLHHVVDKSKEDRMESFFLSETCKYLYLLFDEDNPLHRSDNKYIFTTEGHVVPIDKRFREKQWNDLFPCEGGALAETEPNNQPPPSNISNCNRIPEERRYTLPLKSVYMRQIDHMVGLF, from the exons ATGCAATGGAGGTCGATAGTAGTTGGTCTGGTCGTATTAAGACTCTCTCTCAGCTGTGTGCTGTGGTTAGCCTTCGGACTGGGAACCAACCTTAGCTGGGGGTTCAACTTCCACCTCAGTTTTAATTTGCACAAATTAGACTTGTTGTTCAGGGAGGAAAAGGAATCCGACCAGACTGCTAACTCGTGGTCTCGACGAATACCGGGTCCCAAGTATGAAGAGACGGCGAACACCTGTGTCAAGGTTGGAGCGGACTCGCCCAAGAGATCTTACCTGAACCTCTTCGATGGCAACAAGGACGAGTACGTCCGCAGATACAGCTCTTTTCCGGACaccctaaaaacaaaaatgaaagcgATGGCCAAAGAAATGTTCTATTTCGGATACGACAATTACATGAAACATGCCTTTCCAGAGGACGAGCTGAATCCCATTGACTGTGAAGGGAGGGGTCCAGACGTGTTAAACCC GTCAAACATCAACATAAACGATGTCTTGGGGAATTATTCCCTCACGCTCATTGACACCTTGGACACCCTGCTG GTGCTCGGTAATGTGACCGAATTCCAGAGAGCTGTCAGACTGGTTATAGATACGGTGTCTTTTGACAAGGATTCAACTGTGCAGGTTTTTGAGGCAAACATCAG GATCTTGGGAAGTCTTATCTCAGCGCACATTCTGTTGACTGACCAAAAGCATCCATTTGGCAAGGTTGGCTTTGAAGGTTATGATAATGAGCTGCTGCACTTGGCTCACGACTTGGCTGTCCGCTTGCTGCCAGCCTTTGAGAACACCAGTACAGGGATTCCTTTCCCCAGA GTGAACCTGAAGACTGGTGTTCCTCCTAATAGCGTCAATGAGACCTGTACTGCAGGAGCAGGCTCCCTGCTGGTGGAGTTTGGGATTTTGAGCCGTTTGATTGGAGATTCAACATTTGAGTGGGTGGCTAGACGAGCTGTCAGAGCTCTGTGGAATCTGAGAAGCAACGAAACTGGTCTGTTGG GAAATGTTGTAAATATCCAAACTGGTCAATGGATCGGCAAGCAAAGTGGTCTTGGAGCAGGAATGGACTCATTCTATGAGTACTTGCTTAAATCATACATCCTTTTTGGTGAAAAAGAGGACTACCAGATGTTTCAAGCTGCTTATAAAAGCATACAAAACCATCTGAGAAGAGG ACGAGAGTCATGCAACGAAGGAGAGGGTGACCCGCCTCTTTATGTTAATGTGAATATGTTTAGTGGCGAGATAATGAACACTTGGATTGACTCTCTTCAGGCCTTTTTTCCTGGGCTGCAG GTGCTGAATGGTGATGTAGATGATGCCATTTGCCTGCATGCATTCTACTATGCCATCTGGAAGCGCTTTGGAGCTTTGCCGGAGAGATATAACTGGCAGCTCCAAGTACCTGACGTTCATTTCTACCCTTTAAGACCAGAGCTGGTGGAGTCAACTTACCTCCTGTACCAG GCGACCAAAAATCCTTTCTATTTGCATGTTGGAATGGATATTCTTCACAGCCTTGAGAAAAATGCCAAAGTCAG ATGTGGGTATGCCACTCTCCACCATGTGGTGGACAAATCCAAAGAGGATCGCATGGAGAGTTTTTTCCTCAGTGAAACCTGCAAATACCTTTATCTG CTATTTGATGAGGACAACCCACTTCACAGATCTGATAACAAGTACATCTTCACTACCGAGGGCCACGTCGTGCCTATAGACAAACGCTTCAGAGAGAAACAGTGGAACGATTTGTTTCCATGTGAGGGGGGAGCGTTGGCAGAAACTGAGCCGAATAACCAGCCACCCCCTAGCAACATCAGCAAT TGTAACAGGATCCCAGAGGAGCGACGGTATACTCTGCCGTTAAAGAGCGTCTACATGAGGCAGATCGATCATATGGTGGGACTTTTTTGa
- the gnat1 gene encoding guanine nucleotide-binding protein G(t) subunit alpha-1, with protein sequence MGAGASAEEKRSRELEKKLKEDADKDARTVKLLLLGAGESGKSTIVKQMKIIHKDGYSLEECLEFITIIYSNTLQSIMAIVKAMNTLNINYGHSDQQDDARKLMHLADTIEEGTMPKEMSDIILRLWKDSGIQACFDRASEYQLNDSAGYYLNDLERLIQPGYVPTEQDVLRSRVKTTGIIETQFSFKDLNFRMFDVGGQRSERKKWIHCFEGVTCIIFIAALSAYDMVLVEDDEVNRMHESLHLFNSICNHRYFAATSIVLFLNKKDVFIEKIKKAHLSMCFPEYDGPNTYEDAGNYIKVQFLDLNLRRDIKEIYSHMTCATDTENVKFVFDAVTDIIIKENLKDCGLF encoded by the exons ATGGGGGCCGGAGCTAGCGCTGAGGAGAAACGCTCCAGAGAGCTGGAGAAGAAGCTGAAGGAGGATGCCGACAAGGATGCGAGAACTgtcaagctgctgctgctag gtgctggagaatcaggCAAAAGCACCATTGTCAAACAGATGAA AATTATCCACAAAGATGGTTACTCGCTTGAAGAGTGCTTGGAGTTCATTACCATCATCTACAGCAACACCCTGCAATCCATCATGGCCATTGTGAAGGCCATGAACACACTCAATATTAATTATGGCCACTCTGATCAGCAG GATGATGCCAGGAAACTCATGCATCTTGCAGACACCATTGAGGAGGGCACCATGCCCAAAGAAATGTCAGACATCATCTTGCGTCTGTGGAAGGATTCCGGCATCCAGGCATGCTTTGACAGGGCCTCAGAGTACCAGCTCAACGACTCTGCTGGATA CTACCTGAATGACTTGGAGCGACTGATCCAACCAGGCTATGTGCCCACTGAGCAGGATGTGCTGCGATCAAGAGTGAAGACCACTGGTATCATTGAGACCCAGTTCTCCTTCAAAGATCTCAATTTCAG AATGTTTGATGTGGGtggtcagaggtcagagaggAAGAAGTGGATTCACTGTTTCGAAGGTGTGACTTGTATCATCTTCATTGCTGCTTTGAGCGCCTATGACATGGTGCTGGTGGAGGATGACGAAGTG AACCGAATGCACGAGAGTCTGCACTTGTTCAACAGTATCTGTAACCACCGCTACTTTGCAGCCACTTCCATCGTACTCTTTCTCAACAAGAAAGATGTGTTCATTGAGAAGATCAAGAAAGCTCATCTCAGCATGTGCTTCCCTGAATACGATG GCCCCAATACTTACGAGGATGCTGGCAACTACATCAAAGTCCAGttcctggacctgaacctgcgCAGAGACATCAAAGAAATCTACTCTCACATGACCTGTGCCACAGACACAGAGAACGTCAAGTTTGTGTTTGATGCCGTAACCGACATTATCATCAAAGAAAACCTGAAAGATTGTGGTCTCTTCTAA